One stretch of Tepiditoga spiralis DNA includes these proteins:
- a CDS encoding 6-phosphofructokinase has product MKRIAILNVGGDCPGLNAVIRALIVKGAEEDIEVIGVYDGFKGLVNDKMFIMTKEHVSGKLPEGGIILGSSKYDPTKNAEDLEKLKENVKKYQITSLILLTGHTGAGIALKLKDEGVPSVIIPATIDNDLKWTDLSIGFLTALQTVVTSLDFLHSTANAGHRVIVVEVGGDEAGWLATIGGMSGGADYIITPEVLPDPKDMLANIKKRYDVGKKFSIIVVEEKAELPEEIKNVSGSDNKLVSPSELVMEYIKENVSDEIDCRIVNLGYMQRGGSPAAFDRFLAFKFGCGAVKAVKEGKTNVALGLHGYEVTEIPYTEEILENKTVKPEIYEMAKLFF; this is encoded by the coding sequence ATGAAAAGAATTGCCATTTTAAATGTTGGTGGAGATTGTCCAGGTTTAAACGCAGTTATTCGTGCACTAATTGTTAAAGGTGCAGAAGAAGATATAGAAGTAATAGGTGTATACGATGGATTTAAAGGTCTTGTAAATGATAAGATGTTTATCATGACAAAGGAACACGTTTCTGGAAAACTTCCTGAAGGTGGAATTATACTAGGTTCTTCTAAATATGATCCAACTAAAAACGCTGAAGATCTTGAGAAATTAAAGGAAAATGTAAAAAAGTATCAAATAACCTCTTTAATTTTATTAACAGGTCACACTGGAGCTGGTATAGCCTTAAAATTAAAAGATGAAGGTGTACCTTCTGTTATAATTCCAGCTACAATAGACAATGATTTAAAATGGACAGATTTAAGTATTGGTTTTCTAACAGCACTTCAAACTGTAGTTACTTCACTTGATTTTTTACATTCAACAGCAAATGCTGGTCATAGAGTAATAGTTGTTGAAGTTGGTGGAGATGAAGCTGGTTGGCTTGCTACTATTGGTGGAATGTCTGGAGGAGCTGACTATATAATAACTCCAGAAGTACTTCCTGATCCTAAAGATATGCTTGCAAATATAAAAAAGAGATATGATGTTGGTAAAAAATTCTCTATAATTGTTGTAGAAGAAAAAGCTGAACTTCCTGAAGAAATTAAAAATGTTTCTGGTTCAGATAATAAACTTGTTTCACCTTCTGAATTAGTAATGGAATACATAAAAGAGAATGTTTCAGATGAAATAGATTGTAGAATAGTAAATCTAGGTTATATGCAAAGAGGAGGATCTCCTGCAGCTTTTGATAGATTCCTTGCTTTTAAATTTGGTTGTGGAGCTGTTAAAGCTGTTAAAGAAGGAAAAACTAATGTTGCTCTTGGTCTTCATGGATATGAAGTAACTGAAATTCCTTACACAGAAGAAATCCTAGAAAATAAAACTGTTAAACCAGAAATTTATGAAATGGCAAAACTTTTCTTTTAA
- a CDS encoding amidohydrolase family protein, whose product MFDLAILHGKVYINNEFKELNIYIKDGKISALSNELLFSKEKYNAKNMYVLPGFIDPHVHFELTVGNHTSIDTFESGSISAVYGGVTTFIDFLDPINKVENLEKAFKIRNTLAKKSIIDYSFHTTIFNPKSSPMDLVKKSKTLGIPSIKLFTTYGERQTYDDYIYELLKISSKEKINVMIHSENDTLIKKGRNIIAEHAKSRPEISEITEIIKLSQMAEYTNGRLYIVHTTCGTSVEKLKKCYSKILNKTLFIESCPHYFYFNSEVYNSNKGNLYTMTPPLRNELEVEKLKQNIDNIYTIGTDHCPFTLKEKMTSFTDLIPMGIGGIEHSFVLMYSMFGEKIINKFTINPAKVHGLYPKKGILLPGSDADIVIFNPNEESIIKSTHSLCDYEIYQNIKVKGKIMSVLSNGKFILKENKFIKTKGSFIERKIL is encoded by the coding sequence ATGTTTGATCTTGCCATCTTACATGGAAAAGTTTATATAAACAATGAATTTAAAGAATTAAACATTTATATAAAAGATGGAAAAATTTCAGCACTTTCAAATGAACTTCTCTTTTCAAAAGAAAAATACAATGCTAAAAATATGTATGTTTTGCCTGGATTTATTGATCCTCATGTTCACTTTGAACTCACTGTTGGAAATCATACATCAATTGATACTTTTGAAAGTGGTTCAATCTCCGCTGTTTATGGCGGAGTAACCACTTTCATTGATTTTTTAGATCCAATAAATAAAGTTGAAAATTTAGAAAAAGCCTTTAAAATCAGAAATACTCTTGCAAAAAAAAGTATCATTGATTATTCCTTTCATACAACTATTTTCAACCCTAAAAGTTCTCCAATGGACTTAGTAAAAAAATCAAAAACTTTAGGTATTCCAAGCATAAAGTTATTTACTACATACGGCGAAAGACAAACTTATGACGATTATATATATGAATTATTAAAAATATCTTCCAAAGAAAAAATAAACGTGATGATACATTCTGAAAATGATACCTTAATAAAAAAAGGAAGAAATATAATAGCTGAGCATGCAAAATCACGTCCAGAAATTTCTGAAATAACAGAAATAATAAAACTATCACAAATGGCAGAATATACAAATGGTAGACTATATATAGTTCACACAACTTGTGGAACGAGTGTTGAAAAGTTAAAAAAATGTTATTCAAAAATATTAAATAAAACTTTATTTATTGAAAGCTGCCCTCATTACTTTTATTTCAATTCTGAAGTATATAACTCAAATAAAGGAAATCTTTATACCATGACACCTCCTCTTCGAAATGAACTTGAAGTTGAAAAATTAAAACAAAATATAGATAATATATACACAATAGGGACAGACCATTGTCCATTTACTTTAAAAGAAAAAATGACTTCCTTTACAGACTTAATACCTATGGGTATTGGTGGAATCGAACATTCATTTGTTTTAATGTATTCAATGTTTGGAGAAAAAATAATAAATAAATTCACCATAAACCCTGCAAAAGTTCATGGATTATATCCCAAAAAAGGAATACTTTTACCAGGAAGTGATGCCGATATTGTTATTTTCAATCCAAATGAAGAAAGTATAATTAAAAGCACTCATTCACTTTGTGACTATGAAATATATCAAAATATAAAAGTAAAAGGTAAAATAATGAGTGTACTTTCAAATGGTAAGTTTATACTTAAAGAAAATAAATTTATTAAAACAAAAGGAAGTTTTATAGAAAGGAAGATATTATGA
- a CDS encoding ornithine carbamoyltransferase, producing MSTFFRGRHFITTQDFTNEELNIMLDLAKDLKIKFSYGEQTPYLLYKTLFLMFFDQSTRTRNSMQAGIAQLGGDGIFLSPDKMQVSHGEVAKDTGVILSRFGDGIGIRHCTYGEGNKYLNAIAKNSKAPLMNLQDDIYHPFQVMADLMTMRERFGNNLKGLKVGISWGYAESHLKPLSVPQSQILLFTRFGMDVTLAYPKGFDLMPDIVKTAKQNAENHGGKLNITNNMDDAFVDAHVVFPKNWGGFFISDKEEEIRAEQAKHKDWKCTEEKMKLLDKSGVFMHALPADRGNEVEDSVIDGPRSIVYDEAENRLHTAKAIMTLLMGGRY from the coding sequence ATGTCAACATTCTTTAGAGGAAGACATTTTATAACAACGCAAGACTTTACAAATGAAGAATTAAATATAATGTTAGATTTAGCAAAAGATTTAAAAATTAAATTTTCATATGGAGAACAAACACCATATCTTTTATATAAAACTCTATTTTTAATGTTTTTTGATCAATCAACAAGGACAAGAAACAGTATGCAAGCTGGAATAGCTCAACTTGGCGGTGATGGTATCTTCTTATCTCCTGATAAAATGCAAGTTTCTCATGGTGAAGTAGCTAAAGATACAGGAGTTATACTATCCCGTTTTGGTGATGGTATAGGAATTAGGCACTGTACTTATGGTGAAGGAAACAAATACTTAAATGCAATAGCTAAAAACTCAAAAGCCCCTTTAATGAACTTACAGGATGATATATACCATCCATTTCAAGTAATGGCTGATTTAATGACTATGAGAGAAAGATTTGGTAATAATCTAAAGGGATTAAAAGTAGGAATAAGTTGGGGCTACGCAGAAAGTCATTTAAAACCATTGTCTGTACCTCAATCACAAATATTATTATTTACAAGGTTTGGAATGGATGTAACTCTTGCATATCCAAAAGGTTTTGATTTAATGCCAGATATAGTAAAAACTGCAAAACAAAACGCTGAAAATCATGGTGGAAAATTAAATATAACTAACAACATGGATGATGCTTTTGTAGATGCACACGTTGTATTCCCTAAAAATTGGGGCGGATTCTTTATTTCCGATAAAGAAGAAGAAATAAGAGCTGAACAAGCAAAACACAAAGATTGGAAGTGCACAGAAGAAAAAATGAAACTTTTAGACAAGAGTGGTGTATTCATGCACGCACTACCTGCTGATAGAGGAAATGAAGTTGAAGATTCTGTAATAGATGGTCCACGCTCAATAGTTTATGATGAAGCCGAAAATAGACTTCATACAGCAAAAGCAATTATGACCCTATTAATGGGTGGTAGATACTAA
- a CDS encoding amidohydrolase family protein, translating to MKAIINANIYDYENYFENMYILYDKKIIEIDKMKNFNKNCDIIDAKNSIVMPGFVNSHTHIYSTFARGLNIPFNPETFKELLEQLWWKLDSKLTLESIYYSGLISSNEFIKNGVTTIIDHHASGEITNSLNTLKKAICDKSGLRGIFCFETSDRFDVDKCIEENIEFSKNNSEKCSGIFGMHASITLSDNTLKKISNLTNLPIHIHVAESLEDEDDCIKNHQMRIIERLKKYDLIKNNSILAHCIHIDENEANLIKKSNSYIVLNPTSNMNNGVGLPDIQMLQKRGIPLMLGNDGLGYNFAKDIQTLLFSMKHKYLNPLAFSIDDLKKIINTNFEYASKILKIKLGKIKKDYVSDFLIVPYNSPTPMTKENADGHIFYGVFDNFRPKTVICNGKILKTNNEIYNESKKVSQKLWNKIQG from the coding sequence ATGAAGGCAATAATAAATGCAAACATATATGATTATGAAAACTACTTTGAAAATATGTACATTCTTTATGATAAAAAAATAATAGAAATTGATAAAATGAAAAATTTTAATAAAAATTGTGATATTATCGATGCCAAAAACTCTATTGTAATGCCTGGTTTTGTAAACTCACATACACACATTTATTCTACTTTTGCAAGAGGCTTAAATATTCCTTTTAACCCAGAAACATTCAAAGAATTATTAGAACAATTATGGTGGAAATTAGACTCAAAATTAACTCTTGAAAGCATATATTACAGTGGATTAATTAGCTCAAATGAATTTATAAAAAATGGAGTAACAACAATAATAGATCACCATGCAAGTGGTGAAATAACAAACTCTTTAAACACTTTAAAAAAAGCTATTTGTGATAAATCTGGATTGAGAGGTATTTTTTGCTTTGAAACAAGTGATAGATTCGATGTTGATAAATGTATTGAAGAAAATATAGAATTTTCTAAAAACAATTCTGAAAAATGTTCAGGAATATTTGGAATGCATGCATCAATAACTTTATCAGACAACACCTTAAAAAAAATATCTAATCTTACAAATTTACCCATACACATTCATGTTGCAGAAAGTTTAGAAGACGAAGATGATTGTATAAAAAATCATCAAATGAGAATAATTGAAAGATTAAAAAAATATGATTTAATAAAAAATAACTCAATACTTGCTCACTGCATACATATAGATGAAAACGAAGCTAATTTAATAAAAAAATCAAACTCTTATATAGTTTTAAATCCAACTTCAAATATGAATAATGGTGTTGGACTTCCTGATATTCAAATGCTGCAAAAAAGAGGTATTCCTTTAATGCTTGGGAATGATGGACTTGGATATAATTTCGCAAAGGATATACAAACACTTTTATTTTCAATGAAACATAAATATTTAAATCCACTTGCCTTTTCTATAGATGATTTAAAAAAAATAATAAATACAAACTTTGAATATGCTTCAAAAATACTAAAAATAAAACTTGGAAAAATAAAAAAAGATTATGTTTCAGATTTTTTAATTGTTCCTTATAATTCACCAACTCCTATGACAAAAGAAAATGCAGATGGTCACATCTTTTATGGTGTATTTGATAATTTTAGACCTAAAACAGTAATTTGTAATGGAAAAATTTTAAAAACAAACAATGAAATATATAATGAATCAAAAAAAGTATCACAAAAATTATGGAATAAAATACAGGGGTGA
- a CDS encoding DUF4416 family protein, producing the protein MGKLKKSEMVNYVIHAFTAGNSDYWLNETGVIEEIKKHFGKIDYISKPLDFQRFTDYYNEEMGKNIVVEGRMISLELMASPAFLADAKLITNKIEEKFAIDGKRKVNLDVGYVHHTQFVLATTKQQGNRIYIGRNIYAEITLMYVYGKWAHSNNSYENFKDEMYKKELEVIRGLYLKKRKKIK; encoded by the coding sequence GTGGGAAAGTTAAAAAAAAGTGAAATGGTGAATTATGTAATTCACGCATTTACAGCTGGTAATTCTGATTATTGGCTTAACGAAACAGGAGTTATTGAAGAAATAAAAAAACATTTTGGAAAAATTGATTATATTTCAAAACCATTAGATTTTCAAAGATTTACAGACTACTATAATGAAGAGATGGGTAAAAATATTGTAGTTGAAGGAAGAATGATCAGTTTAGAATTAATGGCATCGCCAGCCTTTTTAGCAGATGCAAAATTAATTACAAATAAAATTGAAGAAAAGTTTGCAATTGATGGTAAAAGAAAGGTAAATTTAGATGTTGGATATGTTCATCATACACAGTTTGTTTTAGCTACAACAAAACAACAAGGTAATAGAATTTATATAGGTAGAAATATATATGCTGAGATAACTTTAATGTACGTTTATGGAAAATGGGCTCATAGTAATAATTCTTATGAAAATTTTAAAGATGAAATGTATAAAAAAGAACTTGAAGTTATAAGAGGTTTATATTTAAAAAAGAGAAAAAAAATAAAATAA
- a CDS encoding 4Fe-4S binding protein — MNLKTSICGIDLKNPLMPASGPLTGDFEKMNFLYKSGVGAMVTKTISIKGAEVIRPCIYGEKNFIMNNELWSEYSYKKWIHEILPKAKKEFDIPLIVSAGYTKEDMEFLIPKLDEFADIFEISTHYVGKDLNKISEIVKTIRKYTKKPLFIKMSPHIPEPIEFVKKIMESGANGVVAINSLGPTMKIDLETRSTLLGNKDGFAWTSGPVIKPLSLALIHEIHKNVPNAVIIGTGGVEKAEDIIEFLLAGASGVQMLSSALIKGKDLYKKIINSLPKKLEKYGFSSIEHVIESKILTRTPTFTPNHPKIDNEKCTLCKLCENVCPYFAITVNEKVIVDNKKCFGCGLCESRCPTKAISNVL; from the coding sequence ATGAATTTAAAAACATCTATTTGTGGAATAGACTTAAAAAATCCTCTAATGCCTGCCTCAGGTCCATTGACTGGAGACTTTGAAAAGATGAATTTTCTTTATAAAAGTGGTGTTGGAGCAATGGTTACAAAAACTATATCAATAAAAGGTGCTGAAGTTATAAGACCTTGTATATATGGCGAAAAAAATTTTATAATGAACAATGAACTTTGGTCAGAGTATTCTTATAAAAAATGGATACATGAAATACTCCCAAAAGCAAAAAAAGAGTTTGATATTCCTTTAATTGTAAGCGCCGGATATACAAAAGAAGATATGGAATTTTTAATACCAAAATTAGATGAATTTGCAGATATATTTGAAATATCAACTCATTATGTTGGAAAAGACTTAAATAAAATATCAGAAATAGTTAAAACTATAAGAAAATACACAAAAAAACCACTTTTCATAAAAATGAGTCCACACATACCAGAACCAATAGAATTTGTTAAAAAAATAATGGAAAGTGGTGCTAATGGTGTTGTTGCAATAAATTCACTTGGACCAACAATGAAAATAGATTTAGAAACAAGAAGCACATTATTAGGAAATAAAGACGGTTTTGCCTGGACTTCTGGTCCTGTAATAAAACCACTATCTCTTGCTCTTATACACGAAATTCATAAAAATGTTCCAAATGCTGTAATTATAGGAACAGGTGGTGTAGAAAAAGCTGAAGATATTATTGAATTTTTACTAGCTGGTGCATCTGGTGTTCAAATGCTTTCATCAGCACTAATAAAAGGTAAGGACTTATATAAAAAAATAATAAATTCTTTACCAAAAAAACTTGAAAAATATGGTTTTTCATCAATAGAACACGTAATTGAAAGTAAAATATTAACCAGAACACCTACCTTTACTCCAAATCACCCAAAAATAGATAATGAAAAATGCACATTATGTAAATTATGTGAAAATGTTTGTCCATACTTTGCAATTACAGTAAATGAAAAAGTAATAGTTGATAACAAAAAATGTTTTGGCTGTGGTTTATGTGAATCAAGATGTCCAACAAAAGCAATAAGTAATGTTCTATAG
- a CDS encoding YgeY family selenium metabolism-linked hydrolase — MSKALDLAKKYESEIVQFMSNLIRAKSYSADESAVIEVIKKEMEKVGFDEIKTDGLGNIIGKIGNGKKIIAIDGHIDTVEVGNENLWDREPFSGENDAEYVYGRGASDQKAGICSAVYGMKILKELNLMDDFTVYVTGTVMEEDCDGMCWRYLIEKEKLKPDFVVITEPTSLNIYRGHRGRIELRIKTTGISAHASAPERGENAIYKMAKVINEIEKLNEELKPHPFLGKGTVVVSQIFFKSPSQNAVPDECQIQLDRRITPYDTKESIFKELNTAIKRSGVKAEIIELEYSRPSYKGIKYPVEKFFPAWEIDESSPIIQAGIKTYIKTFEEDPVVDKWTFSTNGTVTAGVYNIPTIGFGPGEEKYAHAPNEKVEIEHLVKAAAFYANFPKTLINMIP; from the coding sequence ATGAGCAAAGCACTCGATTTAGCAAAAAAATATGAATCTGAAATTGTTCAATTCATGAGTAATTTAATAAGAGCAAAGAGTTATTCTGCAGATGAAAGTGCTGTAATAGAAGTTATAAAAAAAGAAATGGAAAAAGTAGGTTTTGATGAAATAAAAACTGATGGACTTGGAAATATAATTGGAAAAATAGGAAATGGAAAAAAGATAATAGCCATAGATGGACACATAGATACTGTAGAAGTAGGAAATGAAAACTTATGGGATAGAGAACCTTTTAGTGGAGAAAATGATGCTGAATATGTTTATGGAAGAGGAGCATCAGATCAAAAAGCTGGCATTTGTTCTGCAGTATATGGTATGAAGATATTAAAAGAATTAAACTTAATGGATGACTTCACTGTATATGTAACTGGAACAGTTATGGAAGAAGATTGTGATGGAATGTGTTGGAGATATTTAATTGAAAAAGAAAAGTTAAAACCAGATTTTGTTGTTATAACAGAACCTACTTCTCTAAATATTTACAGAGGTCACCGTGGTCGTATTGAACTCCGAATTAAAACTACTGGTATATCTGCTCATGCTAGTGCACCTGAACGTGGAGAAAATGCAATATACAAAATGGCTAAAGTAATAAATGAAATTGAAAAATTAAATGAAGAGTTAAAACCTCATCCATTTCTTGGAAAAGGAACAGTAGTTGTTAGTCAAATATTTTTCAAATCACCATCTCAAAATGCAGTACCAGATGAATGTCAAATACAACTTGATAGAAGAATAACCCCATATGATACAAAAGAAAGTATATTTAAAGAATTAAATACTGCTATAAAACGTTCTGGTGTAAAAGCTGAAATAATTGAATTAGAATACAGTAGACCTTCTTATAAAGGCATAAAATATCCCGTAGAAAAATTTTTCCCTGCATGGGAAATTGATGAAAGTTCTCCTATAATACAAGCTGGAATTAAAACATATATAAAAACTTTTGAAGAAGATCCAGTTGTTGATAAATGGACTTTTAGCACAAACGGAACAGTAACAGCAGGTGTTTATAATATTCCAACAATAGGATTTGGTCCAGGAGAAGAAAAGTATGCTCATGCACCAAATGAAAAGGTTGAAATAGAACATTTAGTTAAAGCAGCAGCATTTTATGCTAATTTTCCAAAAACACTCATTAATATGATACCTTAA